One window of the Dendropsophus ebraccatus isolate aDenEbr1 chromosome 12, aDenEbr1.pat, whole genome shotgun sequence genome contains the following:
- the PIH1D2 gene encoding PIH1 domain-containing protein 2, which yields MDLKIGPDQLLSQVNQFWSMLDDMAENSPQSYQKFIQRHLEEGKEFMAPAEPHLCLQTKILDPDERLLFINVCGWKRIPSPESDGHPVPLMAGELEDTSDGAVISIAYSPDVLKTADKDPIEQDQLIRLAMKYIEQQHKVTLCHSYHIAPFKLKGTIQQMKKSLEGIGKKQKITKGRTEDVTDKPLLEQLRSIAVKDEEKAEPKTHIEIMKESKTKAKVGLIEVISSTKLNEDDLTPPPHHELSVIRDKAGNSLKLILTANLEGVRSVSSCDLNVSKDDLLLEVPGKYRLHLDLPELVNEETITAKYNRANGTLTVTMSVL from the exons ATGGACCTCAAAATCGGCCCAGACCAGCTGCTGTCTCAAGTCAACCAGTTTTGGAGCATGTTGGATGACATGGCTGAGAACAGTCCACAGAGCTACCAGAAGTTTATACAACGACATCTGGAAGAAGGGAAGGAGTTCATGGCACCCGCTGAACCGCATCTGTGTCTCCAAACCAAAATATTG GATCCAGATGAACGGTTGTTATTTATTAATGTATGTGGATGGAAGAGGATCCCATCTCCTGAATCTGATGGGCATCCTGTGCCTCTCATGGCTGGGGAATTAGAGGATACATCTGATGGAGCAG TTATTAGCATCGCCTACAGCCCAGATGTCCTGAAGACAGCAGACAAAGACCCCATAGAACAGGACCAGCTTATCCGCCTAGCAATGAAATACATAGAACAACAGCATAAAGTCACTCTCTGCCATTCTTACCACATTGCTCCTTTCAAACTGAAGGGCACCATACAGCAAATGAAGAAGAGTCTAGAAGGAATTGGGAAGAAGCAAAAAATCACAAAGGGAAGGACAGAGGATG TTACTGACAAACCATTACTGGAACAACTAAGAAGCATAGCAGTGAAAGATGAAGAAAAGGCGGAACCCAAAACGCACATAGAGATAATGAAGGAAAGCAAGACCAAAGCAAAAGTAGGCCTGATAGAAGTGATCTCCAGCACAAAGCTGAATGAGGATGACCTCACACCTCCCCCACACCATGAACTGTCTGTAATAAGGGACAAGGCCGGGAACTCACTAAAACTCATTCTTACAGCAAACTTAGAAGGGGTGCGCTCTGTTTCCAGTTGTGATCTAAATGTATCCAAG gatgatCTGTTGCTTGAAGTCCCTGGAAAGTACAGACTGCACTTGGATCTGCCTGAGCTGGTCAATGAAGAAACAATCACTGCAAAGTACAACAGAGCAAACGGCACACTGACTGTGACAATGTCTGTACTATAG